A window of the Vibrio pomeroyi genome harbors these coding sequences:
- a CDS encoding DUF3299 domain-containing protein has product MKIKVLMALLVALTGYLMTSNSVHSSNIQKNNADLNWDALIKPTKEIQNPFEDLSYENITLLREYAGFQDAIKAGDLDSDPKYSDYINNQVHKIADVLLDEGLDANKLYDLRNQMIALNEERFYTPNPKVLDKNWKLGGYMVPIDFEGLSVTKFFLVPIAGQCIHTPAPPANQIILVNYPEGIVMSSLEAPLFIEGTLQSELNIDQGNYYDGTNSVESIYHMTATNVAFLN; this is encoded by the coding sequence ATGAAGATTAAAGTTTTGATGGCGTTATTGGTGGCTCTAACTGGATATTTGATGACGTCTAACTCCGTTCACAGTTCGAATATCCAAAAGAACAATGCTGATCTCAATTGGGATGCGTTAATCAAACCAACCAAAGAAATTCAGAACCCTTTTGAAGACCTCTCATACGAAAACATTACCTTGTTACGAGAGTACGCGGGTTTCCAGGATGCGATCAAAGCGGGTGACTTAGACAGTGACCCCAAATACAGCGACTACATCAATAACCAAGTGCACAAAATCGCAGATGTTTTGCTCGATGAAGGGCTCGATGCAAACAAGCTCTACGACTTGCGAAACCAGATGATCGCGCTCAACGAAGAACGTTTTTATACTCCGAACCCTAAAGTTTTGGACAAGAACTGGAAGCTGGGCGGTTACATGGTACCGATTGATTTTGAAGGGCTTTCTGTTACCAAGTTCTTTCTCGTACCTATCGCTGGCCAATGCATTCACACACCTGCGCCACCTGCGAATCAGATCATACTGGTCAACTACCCAGAAGGGATCGTGATGTCCTCTTTAGAGGCGCCATTGTTCATTGAAGGGACATTGCAGAGCGAGTTAAACATCGACCAAGGCAATTACTACGATGGAACAAACAGTGTGGAAAGCATTTACCACATGACGGCGACTAACGTTGCATTTCTAAACTGA
- a CDS encoding Dabb family protein, with product MNRKETGMIRHILLIKFKQDAEVSEIEKLKGLFEAMPSKVEGVTSVEWGLNDSPENKNQGYTHSVLMTFVDEAGRQNYLPHPEHDALKDVFRPLLEDIIVFDYSL from the coding sequence ATGAATCGAAAAGAAACGGGAATGATTCGTCATATTTTGCTGATTAAGTTTAAACAAGATGCAGAAGTTTCTGAAATAGAGAAGCTGAAAGGACTGTTTGAAGCAATGCCAAGCAAGGTGGAAGGTGTGACTTCAGTCGAGTGGGGGCTAAATGACAGCCCAGAAAACAAGAACCAAGGTTATACCCATTCGGTACTAATGACGTTCGTTGATGAAGCAGGTCGTCAGAACTACCTTCCACATCCAGAGCATGATGCGCTGAAAGATGTGTTTCGTCCGCTTCTAGAAGACATCATTGTGTTTGATTACTCCCTGTAA
- a CDS encoding metal-dependent hydrolase family protein, translated as MLYKKTVISSLILSALSFSSLAAESVLIKDVKIFDGTTNGLTSNMDVLVEGNTIKSIGENLDQQGVTSVIQGEGKTLTPGFIDAHVHLSLQLGFGEMMVADEYRFAIGQVEESEAMLMRGFTTARDMGGNTFSLKKAIDSDMVNGPRIYPSGGVLTQTGGHADYRMPNSLSKLHTNDPDPFVRGGHTEIVDGQSQVLTGAREQLRKGASQVKILVGGGAASPTDPLDVTQFLPEEVDVAVRAADNWNTYVAAHVYNNHGIRMALDNGVKSIEHANFISEENLDLLIEKDAWLSVQTLVYINTPAGVNESQKAKFAQAFDGLDNTFSLIKKKGYKKIAFGTDVIADHSLMARQNEEFTNRTKWFSNYEILRQATSGNAALLEMSGPRNPYEGKLGVVKEGALADLILVDGNPLEDLSVLTNPTDNFDMIMKNGTIYKNTTQD; from the coding sequence ATGCTTTACAAAAAAACAGTGATCTCTTCTTTAATCTTGTCGGCGCTTTCTTTCTCTTCACTTGCAGCAGAAAGCGTATTGATCAAAGACGTCAAAATATTCGACGGCACCACCAACGGCCTAACATCCAACATGGATGTTCTGGTTGAAGGTAACACCATTAAATCGATTGGTGAGAACCTTGACCAACAAGGTGTAACGTCAGTGATTCAAGGTGAGGGTAAAACACTGACACCTGGCTTTATTGATGCTCACGTGCATCTATCGCTCCAGTTGGGTTTCGGCGAAATGATGGTGGCAGACGAGTACCGTTTTGCCATTGGTCAGGTTGAAGAATCTGAAGCCATGTTGATGCGTGGTTTCACTACCGCTCGTGACATGGGCGGTAATACTTTCTCTCTAAAGAAAGCGATTGATTCAGACATGGTCAATGGCCCAAGAATCTACCCGTCTGGTGGCGTTCTAACGCAAACAGGTGGTCACGCTGACTATCGTATGCCTAATAGCCTGTCTAAGTTACACACCAATGATCCTGACCCATTTGTTCGTGGTGGGCACACCGAGATTGTTGATGGTCAGTCTCAAGTATTAACAGGCGCTCGTGAACAACTGCGTAAAGGTGCAAGTCAGGTCAAAATCTTAGTTGGAGGCGGAGCTGCTTCACCAACGGATCCTCTTGATGTGACTCAGTTCTTGCCAGAAGAGGTGGATGTGGCAGTAAGAGCCGCAGATAACTGGAACACTTATGTCGCTGCGCACGTGTACAACAATCACGGGATTCGTATGGCGCTGGATAACGGCGTGAAATCGATTGAGCACGCTAACTTCATCAGCGAAGAAAACCTCGACTTATTAATAGAGAAAGACGCGTGGTTGAGCGTTCAAACCTTGGTATACATCAACACACCCGCAGGAGTGAACGAAAGCCAGAAAGCCAAGTTCGCACAAGCGTTTGATGGCTTAGATAATACGTTCTCGCTTATCAAGAAGAAGGGATACAAGAAGATAGCCTTCGGTACGGATGTGATTGCCGATCACTCATTAATGGCGCGTCAAAACGAAGAGTTTACCAACCGTACCAAGTGGTTCTCAAACTACGAAATCCTTCGCCAAGCGACTTCTGGTAACGCGGCGCTGCTTGAAATGTCTGGCCCTAGAAACCCATATGAAGGGAAGCTTGGTGTCGTAAAAGAGGGCGCACTGGCGGATTTGATTTTGGTTGATGGTAACCCGTTGGAAGACTTGTCGGTATTAACTAACCCAACAGACAACTTCGACATGATCATGAAAAACGGGACTATCTACAAAAACACGACTCAAGACTAA
- a CDS encoding LysR family transcriptional regulator → MDINLDIQNILVIKRMYELRNVGLVAESLGKTSGAISKNLSKLKLQLDDPLFIQTKHGFEPTTFVETNIENFEQILTSVEAIKHQVFTPETYQGDIKIYANTLFWERYGSKLYFALSQEAPHAHYSFVRWGTNVKNRLIDGEDAVAVHYFDEGLPQSISQKEIGKGKAVFFVRNDHEAQTFESLVNYPIILFKTPGWNDNKYPIIDRLRNVGFNVTPKVEVDHPAMIHDVVLKSDYFGITLDGSVPEGCRSIDLPEKLTIGVSYVMSCRRSQKDAPVNQWLLKILKSVLQNK, encoded by the coding sequence GTGGACATCAATCTCGATATTCAGAATATCTTGGTCATCAAACGTATGTATGAGCTTCGCAATGTTGGTTTGGTTGCAGAGTCGCTAGGAAAAACCTCTGGGGCGATCAGCAAGAACCTGTCGAAGCTAAAATTGCAGCTTGATGACCCCTTGTTTATTCAAACCAAACACGGGTTTGAGCCAACGACTTTTGTCGAAACCAATATCGAAAACTTTGAGCAGATACTCACGAGTGTCGAAGCCATCAAGCACCAAGTGTTCACTCCTGAGACTTATCAGGGCGACATCAAAATTTACGCCAATACCCTGTTTTGGGAACGCTACGGATCTAAGCTCTACTTCGCACTCAGCCAAGAAGCGCCACATGCCCACTATTCCTTTGTGAGATGGGGAACCAATGTTAAAAACAGGCTCATCGACGGTGAAGACGCTGTCGCGGTTCACTACTTTGATGAAGGCTTGCCGCAATCCATTTCACAGAAGGAAATAGGCAAAGGCAAAGCGGTGTTCTTCGTTCGAAATGACCACGAAGCACAAACCTTTGAGTCATTGGTTAACTACCCAATCATTCTGTTCAAGACTCCTGGGTGGAATGACAATAAATACCCAATTATCGACAGGCTCAGAAACGTCGGTTTCAACGTCACGCCAAAAGTTGAAGTCGACCACCCCGCCATGATCCACGATGTGGTGTTGAAGTCTGACTATTTTGGGATCACCTTAGATGGCAGTGTGCCAGAAGGCTGTCGAAGCATTGATTTACCCGAGAAGCTGACTATCGGTGTCAGTTATGTGATGAGCTGTCGTCGTTCACAAAAAGACGCACCTGTGAACCAATGGCTTTTGAAGATCCTCAAGTCAGTATTGCAAAACAAGTAA
- the tnaA gene encoding tryptophanase → MENFKHLPEPFRIRVVEPVKRTTRAYREQAIVEAGMNPFLLDSDDVFIDLLTDSGTGSITQRMQAAMLMGDEAYSGSRSYYALSNAVKDIFGYELTIPTHQGRGAEQIYIPVLIKKREMEKELDRSKMVALSNYFFDTTQGHTQVNCCVAKNVYTKEAFDTSVNADFKGNFDIVKLEEAILEAGAANVPYIVSTITCNSAGGQPVSIANLKAVYEIAQKYDIPVIMDSARYAENAYFIQQREAGYQDWTIEQITRESYKYADGLAMSAKKDAMVQMGGLLCFKDDSFIDVYTECRTLCVVQEGFPTYGGLEGGAMERLAVGLYDGMRQDWLEYRIGQVQYLVDGLEAIGIVCQQAGGHAAFVDAGKLLPHIPAGQFPAHALACELYKVAGIRAVEIGSLLQGRDPVTGEQHPCPAELLRLTIPRATYTQTHMDFIIEAFEKVKENASKVKGLDFTYEPPVLRHFTARLKEVEISEKQAGKKNEQTLEEAF, encoded by the coding sequence ATGGAAAACTTCAAACATCTACCAGAACCGTTTCGTATTCGCGTTGTAGAGCCAGTAAAAAGAACAACTCGCGCTTACCGTGAACAAGCCATTGTCGAAGCGGGCATGAATCCGTTTCTACTCGACAGTGATGACGTGTTCATCGATTTGCTGACCGATAGCGGTACGGGTTCAATCACACAACGTATGCAAGCAGCGATGTTGATGGGTGATGAAGCCTACAGTGGTAGTCGCAGTTACTATGCACTGTCGAACGCGGTGAAAGATATCTTCGGCTATGAGTTGACTATTCCTACTCACCAAGGTCGTGGCGCGGAGCAGATTTACATTCCTGTTCTGATTAAGAAGCGTGAAATGGAGAAAGAACTCGATCGCAGCAAAATGGTCGCTTTGTCGAATTACTTCTTCGATACCACGCAAGGCCACACTCAAGTGAATTGCTGCGTGGCGAAGAACGTTTATACCAAGGAAGCGTTTGATACCTCAGTGAATGCCGACTTCAAAGGCAACTTCGATATCGTGAAATTGGAAGAGGCGATCTTAGAAGCGGGCGCTGCCAACGTTCCTTACATTGTGAGCACCATTACCTGTAACTCAGCTGGTGGACAGCCTGTCTCTATCGCCAACCTCAAAGCCGTGTATGAGATTGCACAGAAGTACGATATTCCAGTGATCATGGACTCTGCACGCTACGCTGAAAATGCTTACTTCATTCAGCAACGTGAAGCCGGTTATCAAGATTGGACTATCGAACAAATCACTCGTGAGTCCTACAAATACGCGGATGGTTTGGCTATGTCGGCTAAGAAAGACGCAATGGTACAAATGGGTGGTTTGTTGTGCTTCAAAGATGACTCTTTCATAGATGTGTACACAGAGTGTCGAACTTTGTGTGTCGTGCAAGAAGGCTTCCCAACCTATGGTGGCTTAGAGGGCGGTGCAATGGAACGCCTTGCGGTTGGCCTCTATGACGGTATGCGTCAAGATTGGTTGGAGTATCGCATCGGTCAGGTTCAATATCTCGTTGATGGCTTAGAAGCGATAGGTATCGTGTGTCAGCAAGCGGGCGGTCATGCTGCGTTTGTGGATGCGGGTAAACTGCTTCCTCATATTCCAGCAGGTCAATTCCCCGCACATGCGTTGGCGTGTGAACTGTACAAAGTGGCAGGCATAAGAGCGGTTGAGATTGGCTCGTTATTGCAAGGCCGTGACCCGGTAACGGGAGAGCAGCATCCATGTCCTGCAGAGCTATTGCGTTTAACCATTCCACGCGCGACTTACACACAAACACACATGGATTTCATTATTGAAGCGTTCGAGAAAGTGAAAGAGAACGCAAGCAAAGTCAAAGGGCTCGACTTTACCTATGAACCGCCAGTGTTAAGACACTTTACGGCGCGCTTGAAAGAGGTAGAGATAAGCGAGAAACAAGCAGGAAAAAAGAATGAACAAACGCTCGAAGAAGCATTTTAA